Within the Naumovozyma castellii chromosome 1, complete genome genome, the region AATCCAGTACTACTTATTAACTAGTTCGTGGTTATTGCCCTGACAGGGTAGCCGCATTCATCTTTGTTATAACTGAAACGTAAAACGAGCTTCCAGTTACAATGGGGGTTATTACTGTATAATATGCCAGTGGCGACTAGAGTGGCAGTCTCAGATGTCGAATTCAAGGTACTCTCAAGTGGAATCCAGCGTATGTGAGCAGCGAATTTTTCTTTAGAAGTTGTTGTCTGTCTACCAATACTAACATGACAACCATTTCGACCACGATAATAACAATAGAATGACCAAAAACTAAATACTTTAGCCAATAAGTTGGCCACGTTTAGGAATATAAACCAAGACATAAACGACCAAGCAGTTCAAGATAACTCATTAGTCGGTCAGATATCCAATTCCTTTGATGCCCTAGCTAATAACATTAAGAATACTTCACAAAGATTAACGAGAACAATGAGTTCCGGGAATAGC harbors:
- the SFT1 gene encoding Sft1p (ancestral locus Anc_2.504) → MSNSRYSQVESSNDQKLNTLANKLATFRNINQDINDQAVQDNSLVGQISNSFDALANNIKNTSQRLTRTMSSGNSIWKMTGLALVIFFIIYNLMKFF